The nucleotide sequence AAGTCTTGATATTTTAGATCACCAaacaatattaacatataaCTCCTGTCCAaacttttgtttattattttgcaaCAAAATTTCTGTTATTCAATGTATTTCtgtaataattttgtatttgttgtattgacggttaaaatttaaaatatttttgcattttatgtaCAATTCCTCACACGATTTTTACCCTGGAATttgatttcattttgaaaatgtttccgTTAGACATTGATACTGTTTTGTATTCATTTTGTCAATTTGTCAATTTTCAAGAATTCAATTTATGTTGTTTGAATGTttagagattttttaaatattgaatttttcgcGCCATCGTACCAGAACGtcaattgtatatttttgttcaaGTGCTGCCAACagatttttagtttaatttccAACTTTGCAACTgaaatataacctcaaatcacATATTTGCGCGCCTAAAAGTTTTCACAGTTTATCATTTCTAAGTTAAGttatattaatagtttttttttgtgaaggAACCTTCATGTAATAATCCGATGAGCTcctgttttattttatgttcgtTGACGTAAGTTATCTGTATTAGTTTGTatatttcttcatattttaaGATAGACATGAATAAGCACACGTTCTTTTACGATACTTAAAGATATTAATGTAATCCTTGTTTTATACAGGTCGTTTTCCTGAGGATGACTGTTGCacagtcgaaaccggtagaaaactaagctttttacaataaatgtCATCGTTCAAGTgctgttttttaattcatttaatttaataatgtagCACTGAAAGATTTATCGGCAACGtggaaatttaataagaaagtaTGGATAACCCGAGACTGATTATGGATAAATGGTTGCTCCAATTTGATAGAAAAATGGTCAGGCAAAaactttattgaaaatgttattatatattatgtatGAAATGAACAAAACACAAGAAAATCTTGGAAATTATGTTCGAATCGACGATATTGGAGCAACAGAAGTGATGAGTATGAACATTGACGATGTGTTTGAAAACATGATTGAACATGATCCTGCACCACAAGAAGAAGATCTCGAGTGTGTCACTGTTGAAAGCAGCAACACAATTACTACCCATATTGCTTTCAAAgtaattaacgatttaaaataGATTTGAAATTGAAGTTTGTGGACAAGCTActgtaaaatgtaaaataaataatattgaagaGAGTGTGGAGTTTCAAATAGGTAATTTTCAAGCACCATGCATACTGGGTTATCCTACGATAAAAGCCTTTAAGTTAATAAAGTATTTGAGTgagatacaaaatgaaaacaaaatggAAATGATTGTTGATGAATATAAAAACTTGTTTCATCGCATTGGAAAGATGGAATATACTTATGATATCAAGCTAAAGAAAGAtgcaataataattatagaatGTCCTAGGAAGATACCCATCGCtcgaaaaacaaataaaacaagaattgGATAAAATGGTCACCTGAATGGGTTAGTTCCATGGTGGTGGTGAAGAAGGCAGATCAATCGCTGAGAATTTGCTTGGACCCAAGAAACTTAaacccaactttgaaggcctataactcctcaggagtacaacttagtatagagataagttgcgttaaatcatcttaatttattgtcctctacatgtccctgctctgtgtcggttcttatgtgaatcaccctgtatttacCGATGCAGATGAGAACTGACGTGGCACAATTAttgcattaattttttttttttttgataataatgtattgtatggttgaaaataaaggatttattattatattattattatatgtattGAAGCTGATGTAGCCGGCATCAATTCTCTACCAATAGGTGAGATGATAATTGATTCATATTCCTTGAAAGATGAGGCATTTCccatcttaaattttaatgaaaaaaaaattgctgttGCCAAGTGGTACTGCATATCTAAAGccgaaaaaaaagtttcaaaattatacaaaagGTATATGGGATTTATGaccgaaataaataatttaagtcattttgtatcttttttaaagcaagttttaattttatgcaaTAGCGATGTCgataatgaaaattgtaaacatGCTTTAAATTATGCAGTTAGAACATTTGAATTTGATCCAAATAATAGTACAGTCAATAATGATagtgaaaaaattaaaatcttcgaTATGGAAGATcaaacaaaagaagaaaagaaatcagAATTAGAGCAGCATTCAGTGAAAATATAAAGGACGAAGCTCTTGCTGTAAGTATCCATAATAAAGAGTTTCgacaaaaaaatgatttgaaaaattgaCATTAAACTACCGACAGtattcttaaataatttaaaaagcagATCAAACATCTGTGAATCATAATTTGAAAGAAGACTCTAGTGATATATATTTACATGCAGTTGAACGCTGGAAAAACAAAGTGTGCGTAAttgaaaaagattatttttcttacCACGAAAATGAATTAGCGATAATCCCAATTGAACTTGACTTTGATAAACCCAGAACAATgattaatatataatatttctgAAGATGCAGTAAATCAACTGGATTTATCATTACTGGATCACAGTTattcttcattaaaatttaagatggGAAATGCCTCATCTTTCAAGGAATATGAATCAATTATCATCTCACCTATTGATAGAGAATTGATGCCGGCTACATCAGCTTCaatacatataataataatataataataaatcctttattttcaaccatacaatacattattatcaaaaaaatatatatatatatatacatatttatatcaataaaaagcagaactaacacaaaataaATGGATGGCAGAAAAAAGGTGCTGGGTTCAAATTGCCACAAAAGTGGTATTTGTTCTACGACCCAGCcccattacaaaagaaaacaaaaaactggaacaaaaaacaaacaataaaaaaaatatatataataaaaaaccaaactaaattaaattacactaaaacaaaattgccaAAGTAATAACAAACTTAGCTGTCATTGAATTTATTATCAGGCTCCTAAGCCACTCAACTGACCCGCCATGATAGAAGCCTTCAATCTTCGCTTAAAGATCTGAATAGACATACTGGTCTTGACATGAACAGGAACGCTATTGTATATGTGAGCGATTTGATAACTAAacgacttttaaaaaaaatcatgtttatGTTGTGGAGGAGTCAAATTGCCCTTAAACCCTAAGTTCAATGTATGCACATCAGacctaaattttattttatggtaAAGATAAGCAGGTTTCCCGCCAATAGCAACAGTGTGGAACAGCGTAGCGGAGTGAAGCAGTCTTCGATTGGGAGATACGTGCTGCCGCCTCCTAATACCGTATATTAGCCGCAAGCAGGCATTTTGTATACTCTGCAGCTTACACCTATCTAGGCGGAAATATTAGGTCCATAAACAACATCACAGAAATTCATATAGGAAAGAACTAACGTTtcacataataaaattttagttctCAAAGGTAGAAAACAGCGCGAAGCGTATATCATTTTTAGTGCTGCATACGATCGCTGCGTACACTTATTAACGTGCTCCGAAAAGGTGAGCAACTTCCAAAAATGTAGATCCAACCTCAACACATTGCATCCGATCACGGAGATAGCTAAGCATGAAAGTCGAAGCTGAAGGACTTAAACCAATGTGTTGCAAAATCGCAAACATTACTGAATGATTCAGAGCAGGTCACGAAGGCCTTACTATAATCAAGCAATCAGAGTAAGGTCATTTTACTCTCATCAGATGCCCACAACACATCGTCAACTATGCTGAGCAGTGCTGTCGCACATCCATGACCCTTCCTAAAACCCGATTGTACACTGGGCAGAATATTgcaaatatttacatattcCTTCAGCTGCGCTTCAATAATTCTTTCAGCCAACTTTCCCAAAACAGGCAGAATACTTATTGGTCTTAAGTGACCAAACTCTGTAACATTTGACTTTTTGGTAATGGCTTGACCAAAGATCATTTCCAACATGCAGGGAAGACACGCATTTATTAAATGAGTAAGATATGGTACTATATGCGGGGAGCACAATTGAACAAATGAAATGTTTAGACCATCAACGCCCGCACAGTTTTTTCGAAGAGTTGAAATAATCTGTAACACATAGTCTTCACTCACCTCACGGAACTTGAATGAATTGTTATTAACTGGATTGGAAATGTAAACGTCATACAACTCCCTAATCGACTCATTGATAAATCAAATGAGATTGATTTATCAGCCTTATCTGATAAAACTGAAGCGACTACAACAATCAAACCTGGTTCATCCATTGGAACAGCAGTTATGACAGCTTTATCAAATAATGTATCTCATACATTGTCATTAAGAGGTACATATGTCACAAAATGTCCTGAATTGCCGATACACATGCAAAAAccaaagaaaatgaagaaaaaggaaaaggtATATTAAGTACGATCTATTTCCATTAATGGCATAATGACCGCAGTTAACAATACTTATACCTTTGCTGCTTTCTCTGAAATTCTTAGTAATGCTTACTGCAATTACAACGcttttttagaatttattaaaacacaaaaaacgaagCCCAAGCTCCACAGCGATTATGCTCTTCATCATGTTTATAACAGTATTGTAGGAATGGTGCGGACAATAGCTAATATTTGAACCGTGGCTATATATTAAAATCTATTCATAAAATACAAAGTAATATTATTGACTGCAACACGAACATGACATTCTTGTTCACACAACTTATGGATGTATTGAAGATCGAAATTCGTTCTTGAAATGTCAAGAATATCAAGTATTTCATAAAATAGCCATTCCCAttccaaatttaaatattgtatGGAACTACAATTATTCAATCCTTGAAGAATCAATTAATAActatttacaaacaaaaatataccCATGTCTTAAATGTGGAAATAATTCAACTAGAAATTATCTGTTGGGGCCATATCTGTGGATTGATACTGAGGAtgcatacaaaaaattaagctATGCGAAGTCTTTAAATGTggatatatcatatatcaaatgatttttatttttgtttttctttaattttgtaaactttttaattttatttgctCCGATCGGTTGTAACTTTTGCGCAGTCTCTAAATTTTAAGAACTGGTTTTCACCAGATTGAGTTTAAGTTAACTTTGATGTTAAAGTTTTGTTCGTTTGAATACTTTTGTccattcaataaattataatggTTTCGAGTTTGCTGCGTGTTTTTCAATTGTTTCCAATTGtacaattattaactaattgtaagtatttaatttaattttggattCTTTTTTATGGCCGCTGATAATTGACCTCGtggtaaataatattttttgtacgTTGCTTTACAGATTTTTGCCTGTCGAAGAAACAATAAAGGTTTCGAAATATcgcaaagaaaaatttagttctttttgacatattttctGGAGCTAACGACATCGATGAAGTTCAGGAAATGATTTTTCAGCTGAACAAGGTTTTAGAAGCTGGTTGTTTTATCGCAAGGAAATGGGTTTCTAATAACTCGGAAGCTCTTAATTATTTACATCCTGAATTATTGTCGCAATCGTCTCTTCATTCGGTTGAAGAAGATAACTGTCCACGAGCGTTGGGTTTACTATGGAATAATTTCGAAGatcaatttctatttatttgcCGAGCATCTTACAATAGTTCAAAAACTACCACAAAACGTGAAGTTTTATCGTTTATTGCGAGATTATTCGATCCCCTAGGATGGCTTCCTCCATTAATAATAACCGCAAAAATCCTAATGCAAGAATTATGGGTACGACACCTTGATTGGGATGAAACTTTGCCTCAagaccttgaaaataaatagaaaactttcataaagaattttaatcaaattccTACTATACGAGTACCTAAGTGGCTCGCAATCTCAATACCACTGAATACGACTGTCAGCGCTTATGGCGCGGTCGTGTATCTGCAcgttttaacaaaacattgtGTTCGcgtttctattttaatatctatATCCAAAGTGACACCTTTAAAGCGCGTAACTATTCCACGTCTTGAACTCTGTGCCCCGCTCTTACTTACTCGCTTAACCAAACGTGTTCAATATGTGTTTGAGTTCTCCAACTGTCCGATTCACCTATGGACTGACTCAACCGTCGCGCTAGCTTGGATTCAAAATGATCCATCGCGTTGGAAGGACTACGCGAGGAATCGAGTCACTGAAATCCATGAAGTACTCAACGTACAATGGCATTACGTCCCTAGTGATCAGAATCCAGCCGACCTCGTCTCTCGTGGAGTTTCAATGTCACGACTTCAAGAAAAGTTTTGGTGGTTTGGTCCTTCCTGGCTTCCCTCGTCGTCTTCTGAATGGCCAAACATTAAACCTACTCCTCCTGATGAGTGCAATCGTGAACAACGAACTTCAAATTCGCATACGTCTGCCCGAATGGATGACGATGGTTAGAACTTAAAACATCGTTATTCTTCCCTGACAAGACTGCTTCGTATCACCGCGTGGTGTATGAgagtttttaaaagaaataatcttgATTCTCATGTTTCAGATGTTCTATCTCCTGCTGAAATTGATAATGCTTTAATGTTTTGGGTTCGAGAGAGTCAACAGCTTGAGTTTTCCGAAGAAATTGCCTTATTGTCATCAAGAAAGGTTATTCCAAAATCAAGTTCTCTCTTCCGACTGGCTCCATTCATTGATGGCAATGGATTTCTCCGAATAACTGGTCGTCTCAGATTTGCCAACTTAGAATATGATGAAAAACATCCGATTATCATCCCCAAGCTGTCAATTATCACAAATCTCATCATCGATCATCACCATAAAGCTACATTACATGGAGGTAACCAACTTACCTTGTCTTCAACCCGGCGACGGTTCTGGGTGGTTGGTGGCCGGGTACCTGTTCGTTCCTACATCCATCGATGTATGGTGTGTGCTAAGCAGAAGGTGATAACCAGCCAACAACTCATGGGATAACTTCCTCCTGCCCGACTCAATCAATCTCGATCGTTTCTTCCCTCGGGCATCGATTACGCTGGACCGTTTCAATTGCAAACATTCAGAGGGCGAGGTGGTAAACTATAAGGGTTAcatgataatttttatttgtttaagtACATCAGCTGTTCACACGTCGTCACCGATTATACCACTGCTGGATTTCTAACCATCTATAAAAGATTCACTGGCCGTAGAGGAATATGTCAATGCCTCTACAGTGATTGTGGTATAAACCTGATTGGTGCCGATAGAGAACTTCGAGTTCTTTTCAACAAAGCTTCCAACGAATGGCGACATTTAGCAAACATTCTGTGCAATGAGGGTACAAACTGGAAGTTCAATCCGCCCTCAGCGCCACACTTTGGCGGAAAATGGGAGGGAAGTATTTAATACCTCCCTCCCATCGTTGTGCACTCAGCAAAGTGCCGGGACAATTATTGTGAGGTGCGGTTCAattagattggaaaaataaagGAATTGAAATTGTCTTTTACCTGGTTTATTATCACTTATCACAGAACACGCAGAATTGACAATAGAATCTTTTTCGAAAAGACGAGGTTCGGCGGTTACGTTAATAATTGTTGTCCCTCTCGCATGCGCATCCTATTTAAAGGTGTGCGGGAGACAAATTGGGGGTGCGCAAGGTCACGAACGCTTCAGTTCGTTTCCGTTACACGAACAATCGTTAAAAaccatttaaagaaaaacatcgGTACTGCTACACTCACGTATGAAGAATTCTCTAGTCTCATGGTTCAAATCGAAGCTGTTATGAATTCCCCTCTGCGCAGTATCAAATGATCCTCTTAATTATGATGTACTTACACCGGGTCATTTTCTGATTGGAAGTTAGCTGACTGTTGTACCTGAGCCATCTCTTCTCGACTTGAAAACCTCTTCTCGCCTCTCTAGATGCAACATCTACGACAAATGATCGAGAGTTTTTGGAAACATTGGTCTGTTTATTACCTCCAATCTATACAAAACGCCAGTAAGTGGTTCGAAGCCAAGAATATTCCGCAGTTAGCACGACTAGTCCTAATTAAAGATGAACGTTTTCCTCCTTCGAAATGGGCTATTGCGCGAATAACGGAAATGCACTCTGGTCCTGATGGTCGCATAAGAGTTGTAACTTTACGAACATCAACAACGACACTCACTCGGCTGTTTTTTGTGTTGCCTTAATTCTTTAATTCTATCAGTTTCatttgttttatcattaaGGTTAAGAATTTAAacccaaaattttatttcattttatatttgtgtaTTTCAAAGTAGTtcaagtaacttttttttttctttttctttgtaaaaaagtCGCTCTCGTTTTGGAAAACACATTGTATCTCGTAATCTCTCGTTGAAAATACATCTCTCAAAAATACGTTTTTTGTTGTCGTTtctctaaattaatttcttcagaTCATctcatatataaaaaaaaaaaaaaacttttactacaaaagttgtagcaaattgtgcccttaacgcaatggtctgtaacatttttgctcccagatgcatcaatatcgagaatttttcaaagatgtgaagaatagaagagtgttgaaaaagaacggtatcggaagcgtagtacagaaaaacttttactacaaaagttgtagcaaattgtgcccttaatgca is from Onthophagus taurus isolate NC chromosome 8, IU_Otau_3.0, whole genome shotgun sequence and encodes:
- the LOC139431312 gene encoding uncharacterized protein, which encodes MIFQLNKVLEAGCFIARKWVSNNSEALNYLHPELLSQSSLHSVEEDNCPRALGLLWNNFEDQFLFICRASYNSSKTTTKREVLSFIARLFDPLGWLPPLIITAKILMQELWVRHLDWDETLPQDLENK